The segment CAGGCGCAGGCGATGATGGCGGGCGTCTGAAAATCGGGGACCCCTGGACGGCGGTTGCCGACGGGCTCCACCTCGCGGTCCGCGCCAGCCCCAAGGCGGGGCGCGATTCGATCGAGGGGGTGGTCGCCGACGCCGACGGGCGGCGCTGGCTCTCGATCAAGCTCGCCGCCGCGCCCAGCGACGGGGCGGCGAACGAGGCGCTGGTGCGGCTGGTCGCCAAGGCGCTGGGCGTCGCGAAGCGCGACGTGACGCTGGCCAGCGGCGCGACCTCGCGGCTAAAGAGGCTCCATGTTTCGGGCGATCCCGCCGCGCTGGCGGCCGCCCTTCAACGCGTGATCGAATAGGATGGAACGGGTGGGCATGAACGGGGCTGAGATCATCGACGGCAAGGCCTATGCGGCGGGCTTGCGCGCCCGGGTCGCCACGGCGGTCCCGGCCTTCCGCGTCGCCGCCGGCCGCGCGCCCGGCCTCGCCGTGGTGCTGGTCGGCGAGGACGCGGCGAGCCAAGTCTATGTCCGCTCGAAGCACAAGGCGACCGTCGAGGCGGGGATGGAGAGCTTCGAGCACCGCCTGCCGGCGACCGCGAGCGAGACGGAGCTGCTCGCCCTGGTCGAGCGGCTCAACGCCGACGACCGGGTCGACGGCATCCTCGTCCAGCTGCCGCTGCCGCCGCACATCGACGAGAAAAAGGTGATCGCGACGATCGATCCCGACAAGGACGTCGACGGCTTCCACGTCGTCAACGCCGGGCGGCTGGCGGTGGGCGAGGCGGGCTATGTGCCGTGCACCCCGCTCGGCTGCCTGATGCTGCTCAAGGACCGGCGCGGCGACCTGTCGGGGCTGGAGGCGGTGGTGATCGGCCGCTCGAACATCGTCGGCAAGCCGATGGCGGCGCTGCTGCTCGCCGAGAATTGCACGGTGACGATCGCGCACAGCCGCACCCGCGACCTGGCCGAGGTGGTGCGCCGCGCCGATATCGTCGTCGCGGCGGTCGGCCGGCCCGAGATGGTCAGGGGCGACTGGATTCGCCCCGGCGCGACGGTGATCGACGTCGGCATCAACCGCGTGCCGGGCGCCGAGCCGGGCAAGACCCGGCTGGTCGGCGATGTCGCCTTCGCCGAGGCGGCGGCGGTCGCTGGCGCGATCACCCCGGTCCCCGGCGGGGTCGGGCCGATGACGATCGCGGTGCTGCTGCGCAACACGCTGGTCGCCGCGCACCGCCGCGCCGGCGTCGCGCTGCCGGAGGGCGCGATCGGATGATCGCCCTGTTCCTGTCGGCATTCGTCACCCTGTTCGTGGTGATCGACCCGCCCGGCTGCGCCCCGATCTTCGCCGGGTTGACCCGCGACGCCCCGGCCGCCCAGCGGCGCTCGATGGCGATCCGGTCGACCCTGATCGCGACGGTGCTGCTGTTCCTGTTCGCGCTGGTGGGGGAGAAGCTGCTCGACACGCTCGGCATCAGCCTCGACGCCTTCCGCATCGCCGGCGGCATCATGCTGTTCCTGATCGCGCTCGAGATGGTGTTCGAGAAGCGCACCGAGCGGCGCGAAGGCCGCGCCGACGAGATCAGCCGCAAGGCCGCCGAGGAACGCCGCCCGATCGAGGACATCTCGGTCTTCCCGATGGCGATCCCGATGATCGCCGGGCCGGGCTCGATCGCCACGGTCATGCTGCTGGTGTCGCGCAGTAACGGCATCGAGCAGACGATCCTGGTGCTGGGCGCGCTGCTCGCGGTGCTGGCGCTGACCATGGCCGCGCTGCTCGCCGCCGGGCCGATCATGCGGGTGCTGGGCCCCAAGCTGGAGGCGATGATCACCCGGGTGCTCGGCGTGCTGCTCGCCGCCCTTGCCGCGCAATTCGTGATCGACGGGATCAGCGCCGCCTTCGGCCTGCGCTGATCCGCCGGTTCAGTCGATCCGCCGCCACAGGCGGAAGGGCGAATTGCCGGGCAGCTCGACCGGCTCCAGCCAGCCGGGAATCTTCCCGTCCATCAGCTGGGTGTAGAAGCCGTGCGGCGCCCGCGCCTTGTAGATGGTCGATTCGGCCATGCCCGGGCAGAGCAGCAGCATCGTCGCGCCGCGGCGCTTCATCACTGCATGCGCCACCTCGGGCGATGTCGCGCGGAA is part of the Rhizorhabdus wittichii RW1 genome and harbors:
- a CDS encoding protein of unknown function DUF167 (PFAM: protein of unknown function DUF167), giving the protein MVADADGRRWLSIKLAAAPSDGAANEALVRLVAKALGVAKRDVTLASGATSRLKRLHVSGDPAALAAALQRVIE
- a CDS encoding Methenyltetrahydrofolate cyclohydrolase (PFAM: tetrahydrofolate dehydrogenase/cyclohydrolase), whose product is MERVGMNGAEIIDGKAYAAGLRARVATAVPAFRVAAGRAPGLAVVLVGEDAASQVYVRSKHKATVEAGMESFEHRLPATASETELLALVERLNADDRVDGILVQLPLPPHIDEKKVIATIDPDKDVDGFHVVNAGRLAVGEAGYVPCTPLGCLMLLKDRRGDLSGLEAVVIGRSNIVGKPMAALLLAENCTVTIAHSRTRDLAEVVRRADIVVAAVGRPEMVRGDWIRPGATVIDVGINRVPGAEPGKTRLVGDVAFAEAAAVAGAITPVPGGVGPMTIAVLLRNTLVAAHRRAGVALPEGAIG
- a CDS encoding multiple antibiotic resistance (MarC)-related protein (PFAM: multiple antibiotic resistance (MarC)-related protein) codes for the protein MIALFLSAFVTLFVVIDPPGCAPIFAGLTRDAPAAQRRSMAIRSTLIATVLLFLFALVGEKLLDTLGISLDAFRIAGGIMLFLIALEMVFEKRTERREGRADEISRKAAEERRPIEDISVFPMAIPMIAGPGSIATVMLLVSRSNGIEQTILVLGALLAVLALTMAALLAAGPIMRVLGPKLEAMITRVLGVLLAALAAQFVIDGISAAFGLR